The Microplitis mediator isolate UGA2020A chromosome 8, iyMicMedi2.1, whole genome shotgun sequence genome has a window encoding:
- the LOC130673087 gene encoding uncharacterized protein LOC130673087, with translation MSKKSKSIIPDVNNSQVISNTVARTASKKSVDKALELIRSRTFKKSIKRQADEEDEIDHPINKCCIMSYTTSLMRINMSSAFTYNFSPTELRNALRSQDWISIQQLFVILLKCFYIETLAWKYAFLIFLSSPASDQSEFQEFIKMCIGINSPSDGHFLEQLLSLQTKVLTDK, from the exons atgtctaaaaaatctaaaagtaTTATACCAGATGTAAATAATTCACAAGTTATATCAAATACAGTAGCAAGAACAGCTAGCAAAAAAAGTGTg gataaagctctagagctaATCCGGAGCAGAACATTTAAAAAGTCAATAAAGAGACAAGCTGATGAAGAAGATGAAATAGATCATCCAATAAATAAGTGTTGCATAATGAGTTATACTACTTCATTAATGCGAATTAATATGTCTTCAGCatttacatataatttttctccAACTGAATTAAGAAATGCTTTAAGAAGTCAAGATTGGATATCCATACAGCagttatttgtaattttattaaaatgtttCTATATTGAAACATTAGCATGGAAATatgcatttttaatttttttatcaagtccAGCTAGTGATCAATCAGAATTTcaagaatttatcaaaatgtgTATTGGTATCAATTCTCCTAGTGATGGACATTTCTTAGAACAATTATTATCACTACAAACTAAAGTTCTGACtgataaataa
- the LOC130672940 gene encoding protein roadkill-like, translated as MQLKKIERNVHTEYETWELKNINEIFSKVKPNAKLNEAVPVIYKFVKEFDSHPIEWYVKLMFRRKKLKGGFIMDFDAVEKLAPKNHVTCNIYLVDADENKFFLGRKNRRSDSTLFYYPGVTLGAFCGYNQLPNTIDKLLPNDTMTLLIELNTYLDDNFIFPYEFIQCSIEQDSNLSDDFLKLYKFRNEGELMIYVQSVEFPVHKTVLETRCPKLYDVVARHQQTSDSNNNQLALTDIKPEIFERVLEFIYTGKVKDLDDHAEDLLEAASKYELIKLKNLCEFSLIENYLTWENHYEIRELANRLNASELLMNTYLLENISNASLMNFYCTLSGTLISTKLDGSKNVTKNYFRNGIPKGIRIVEEEMALHQPSQI; from the exons ATGCAATTAAAAAAGATAGAACGAAACGTTCATACAGAATATGAAACAtgggaattaaaaaatataaatgaaatattctCAAAAGTAAAGCCCAACGCGAAGCTCAATGAAGCCGTTCCGGTGATTTACAAATTTGTTAAGGAATTTGATAGTCATCCCATTGAGTGGTACGTCAAGTTGATGTTTCgtcgtaaaaaattgaaaggtGGATTCATCATGGATTTCGACGCTGTTGAAAAATTGGCACCTAAGAATCATGTCACCTGTAACATTTACCTGGTCGACGCCGAcgaaaataagttttttcttGGACGAAAGAACCGGAGATCTGATTCtacacttttttattatcctGGTGTTACTTTAGGCGCCTTTTGTGGATACAACCAATTACCAAACACCATTGATAAATTACTTCCAAATGATACCATGACATTGCTCATCGAACTCAACACTTACTTGgacgataattttatatttccttACGAATTCATACAATGTTCCATTGAACAAGATTCTAATTTATCAGATGATTTCTTGAAGTTATATAAATTTCGAAATGAGGGTGAGCTTATGATCTATGTGCAGAGTGTTGAATTTCCAGTCCATAAAACTGTTTTAGAAACACGATGTCCGAAATTATATGATGTCGTAGCTCGTCATCAACAAACGTCTGACAGCAATAATAACCAATTGGCTCTTACGGATATCAAGCCAGAGATATTTGAAAGAGTGTTAGAATTTATCTACACTGGAAAAGTTAAGGACTTAGATGATCATGCAGAAGATTTGCTAGAAGCTGCTTCGAaatatgaattaataaaactgaaaaatttgtgCGAATTCTCCCTCATCGAGAACTATCTTACTTGGGAAAATCATTATGAGATTAGAGAATTGGCTAATCGTTTAAATGCCTCTGAATTATTAATGAACACTTATCTGTTAGAGAATATATCCAACGCTTcactaatgaatttttattgtacaCTTAGTGGTACTTTAATATCCACAAAACTCGATGGTTCAAAAAATGTGACTAAAAACTATTTTAGAAAtg gtataCCGAAGGGAATCAGAATTGTAGAAGAGGAGATGGCTTTGCATcaaccctcgcagatttga